Proteins from a genomic interval of Phenylobacterium sp. LH3H17:
- a CDS encoding RHS repeat domain-containing protein: MATVAHGAASTKIGTASLITPTAANTYFGSATTSTNSTGAVGRPKEIVELARALKGDPDLIYEHVRNNTTTVWTYGLTKGAMGVIVDRAATAFDQAHLMVELLRESGFTAEYKVGTITLSATQFSDWTGITSATAACQLLSSGGIAAVINGTTTANCAYGAASVTTVQMSHVWTYVTIQGVGYFFDPSYKPHTFKTGIDLAAATGLTTGQVMSVTGYSGTQSGVSFGHTYDNATVKSTVAGYAAAIETSLAANAPAAGLSDVVGGQSITPATLPVGGLRQLALPYTHNTQRTYGAGVPNQYRTKVQVQITKVRPDTTTPTIVDKLLYADDIYGRRLVFDTNFDTTGATFTSALKLVDDLGATINLVTPSAYSDNPTFSRGTLTLTLNAPYAANSGAYMDTVFSRAVNYALPLTIVDGFGDAGSGLVDKWGSRRDTVMPAVGDTGCKACFVKYKAWKGDGRRELLAASWLAQSSKAARIHAAIAKSIYAHHYSIGVSSADTTVIQTPNGSYWVADSFDRLDVETGLSLTSRTAVALDRRAALHATAATLAALKGSVSAQVSDLPDTTSTAARFEWGNAPESGTDPAGGTVRKFFQYVNSTEASQALGLSKTEGMTSTADDGVHGDGATPEIGSAEVLARRQAVADAVSAYVTAGFTVIASEEAFLGPGERAAGFTFVTGATYSHAQSSQRGGALTASKYDGNGDPIEIANLVINPNGALDAGGGGAQMHHQTQYDPATSADVVKGRFVDTPVGSITAVSPASVTSGVGAFPYSLSGQLIWRGGEVRDDTYGSLNHREPQGGWTTNWDNNLTLSGSGLEAMSDTDARASVGTVAAFYAAQDVYKSSASIKREVIGQLVNAWWVRELANNVATVSLGTGTKQFLRRANGQWFAPGPGAYSTLVQTGARSVLPRHPSNYCGSSAMLSYVPTRGWTYAGMSFARTGPQGDVQTYQFWNAEIRDAGATICGEQHGFRLSTWAWPRGVTLSFNYTNATQTELSRLSYINNDTYSLRLEFANGGVDGFDNGLTNQNERIVSVTQPAGPLVQHTDPIGAVTKFEISTLGTGDYARQRLEKIYPADTPSAPAVQYVYDTLARAKESRDKLVLAGSRASTQFLLANGLRSEIIDALGYGSITYADLDGRPVRAINALGAASVTTYDGRGRTLTATGPEGDKVEFEYNARNQPTKQIVRAKPGSAEAGQSITAETSWNPTWNAPDWTKDAKGAQTDYTYSQGQLQYVSYPEPQPGEQRPGRSAYYYPGGLTMSVTNTASASTSMTYSGVSFDSVTKQSAFYDIGPSPEGDPATLVSPRGAISNITYDLVRRPILRIEPQVGTAPRVATRTTYDLVGRVTKVERGSFSGTTFTPIETATAEYDAIGNKVKDVTPAGVTQYSYDALNRVVCTAVRMNPAVYGALPTSACIASTPGVYGPDRIVRATYDAVGQVVQSEQGVGTSVQQVTARYTYSPNGQNTTLTDGNGNTSTFEYDGFGRLKKLRYPADPRGSGLSSTSDYEAYTWDVNGNRTSWRKRDGKVLNYTYDALNRLLVKDLPDTTADDVYYTYDYNGRLTQARFGSLSNPPALTQGFDALDRVVSEDNGGGRQIATQYDVEGNRTKVNFEGTSVANPYGGRYVYDVANRLTEVHLSRGVYGYANWTNYPIATIGYGPLNRRASITRPNGVRTDYSFDGVGWLSGLSHVGAPASAGSYQTFAYNPAGQMIDQAQGSSRYVWSGQPTTTTNFTHDALNRDAAMAAAAGYDANGNLISDGVRTFAYDAENRLISVTGGSAPLTLSYDPLGRLLKTTSAGASTTFNYAGSQLVAEVNPATSTLLRSYIHGDRTDEPMAWMEGANPDTDIRFLHPDRLGSIIAVSNAGGAITSYTYGPYGEPQSWAGSRFRYTGQTVLPEAQLYHYKARVYDPMMGRFLQTDPIGYGDGPNTYAYVGGDPVNDSDPSGLLKQAGRTDSNTVEELIVQAMRRVVERRADPGGGGPASTVSFVSSATLKEQITELEELIVVARKKAVEKYKKAQENAAGPCVVVRGEVSFGNQLAAKFKSAYGQIGAKLDAGTFRLGYVTGRGGYLKVTQGVSGTLEAGNKEASIGGEAGVQREGAVGMHVPPERKMANQPFRPAGEATAVLGVSAATILGFQFDVGGNLASCLDD; the protein is encoded by the coding sequence TTGGCGACGGTCGCGCATGGAGCGGCCTCGACCAAGATCGGCACGGCCTCGCTGATCACGCCCACTGCGGCCAATACCTATTTCGGCTCGGCGACGACCTCGACCAACAGCACCGGCGCCGTAGGGCGGCCGAAGGAAATCGTGGAGCTCGCCCGCGCTCTGAAGGGTGACCCCGACCTGATCTATGAGCACGTCCGCAACAACACCACGACGGTCTGGACCTATGGCCTGACCAAGGGCGCCATGGGGGTGATCGTCGATCGGGCCGCAACGGCCTTCGACCAAGCCCACCTCATGGTCGAGCTGCTGCGCGAGTCCGGTTTCACGGCCGAGTATAAGGTCGGGACGATCACGCTGAGCGCCACGCAGTTCTCCGACTGGACGGGAATCACCTCGGCCACGGCGGCCTGCCAGCTGCTGTCGAGCGGCGGCATCGCCGCGGTGATCAACGGGACCACAACCGCCAACTGCGCCTATGGCGCGGCCAGCGTCACAACCGTGCAGATGAGCCACGTCTGGACCTATGTGACGATCCAGGGCGTCGGCTATTTCTTCGATCCGTCCTACAAGCCGCACACCTTCAAGACGGGTATCGACCTCGCCGCCGCCACGGGCCTCACCACCGGTCAGGTGATGAGCGTCACCGGATATTCCGGAACCCAGTCAGGCGTCTCGTTTGGCCATACCTACGACAACGCAACGGTAAAGAGCACGGTCGCCGGCTATGCCGCGGCCATTGAAACCAGCTTGGCGGCGAACGCGCCCGCGGCCGGCCTGTCCGACGTGGTGGGCGGACAGTCGATCACGCCGGCGACGCTTCCGGTCGGTGGGCTGCGACAGCTGGCTCTGCCCTACACCCACAACACCCAGCGCACCTACGGCGCCGGCGTGCCGAACCAGTACCGAACGAAGGTGCAGGTCCAGATCACCAAGGTGCGGCCCGACACAACAACGCCGACGATTGTCGACAAACTGCTCTATGCCGACGACATCTATGGTCGGCGGCTGGTGTTCGACACCAATTTCGACACCACCGGGGCGACGTTCACCAGCGCGCTGAAGCTGGTCGACGACCTCGGCGCGACCATTAATCTCGTCACGCCCAGCGCCTATTCCGACAATCCGACCTTCAGCCGCGGCACGCTCACGTTGACCCTGAACGCGCCCTACGCCGCCAATAGCGGCGCCTATATGGACACCGTCTTCAGCCGTGCGGTGAACTATGCGCTGCCCTTAACCATCGTCGATGGTTTCGGCGACGCGGGCTCGGGGCTCGTGGACAAGTGGGGCTCGCGGCGCGATACGGTCATGCCGGCGGTGGGCGACACGGGCTGCAAGGCGTGCTTCGTCAAGTACAAGGCCTGGAAGGGTGACGGTCGTCGGGAACTGCTGGCGGCGAGCTGGCTCGCCCAGAGCTCGAAGGCCGCCCGCATCCACGCGGCGATCGCCAAGTCGATCTACGCCCACCACTATTCGATCGGCGTGTCGTCCGCCGACACCACGGTGATCCAGACCCCCAACGGCTCCTACTGGGTCGCCGACAGCTTCGACCGCTTGGACGTGGAGACTGGCCTCAGCCTCACCAGCAGGACCGCCGTCGCCCTCGACCGCCGCGCGGCGCTGCACGCGACGGCCGCGACTCTCGCGGCGCTCAAGGGAAGCGTGTCGGCCCAGGTCTCCGACCTTCCGGATACGACCTCCACTGCCGCACGATTCGAGTGGGGCAACGCGCCGGAGAGCGGCACCGACCCCGCCGGCGGGACGGTGCGGAAGTTCTTCCAATACGTCAATTCCACCGAGGCCAGCCAGGCGCTCGGCCTGTCGAAGACAGAAGGTATGACTTCGACCGCTGATGATGGCGTACATGGCGACGGCGCCACCCCCGAGATCGGTAGCGCTGAGGTCCTGGCGCGCCGGCAGGCCGTGGCCGATGCCGTCTCGGCCTATGTGACGGCGGGCTTCACGGTGATCGCCTCGGAGGAGGCTTTCCTGGGCCCCGGCGAGCGCGCGGCGGGCTTCACCTTCGTGACCGGCGCCACCTATAGCCATGCCCAATCGTCCCAAAGGGGCGGGGCGCTCACCGCCAGCAAGTACGATGGCAATGGTGACCCGATCGAAATCGCCAACCTGGTGATCAATCCCAATGGCGCCCTGGACGCCGGCGGTGGCGGCGCCCAGATGCACCACCAGACCCAATACGACCCGGCCACCTCCGCCGACGTGGTCAAGGGGCGGTTCGTCGACACACCCGTCGGTTCGATCACCGCGGTCAGCCCGGCCAGCGTGACGTCCGGGGTGGGCGCCTTCCCCTATAGCCTCAGCGGCCAGTTGATCTGGCGCGGCGGCGAGGTGAGGGACGACACGTACGGCTCGCTCAATCACCGCGAACCCCAGGGGGGCTGGACCACCAACTGGGACAACAACCTGACCCTTTCCGGCAGCGGCCTGGAAGCCATGAGCGACACCGACGCCCGAGCGTCTGTCGGAACGGTCGCGGCCTTCTACGCCGCCCAGGACGTCTACAAGTCGAGCGCCTCCATCAAGCGCGAGGTGATCGGCCAGTTGGTCAATGCCTGGTGGGTTCGCGAACTCGCCAACAATGTCGCGACCGTCAGCCTTGGGACCGGGACGAAGCAGTTTCTCCGCAGGGCCAACGGCCAGTGGTTCGCGCCCGGTCCAGGCGCCTATTCGACCCTGGTCCAAACTGGCGCCCGCTCGGTTCTGCCCCGGCATCCGAGCAACTACTGCGGCTCCTCGGCAATGCTCAGCTACGTGCCAACGCGCGGCTGGACCTATGCGGGCATGTCCTTCGCCCGGACCGGTCCACAGGGCGACGTTCAGACCTATCAGTTCTGGAACGCCGAGATACGCGACGCCGGGGCCACGATCTGCGGCGAGCAACACGGTTTCCGTCTGTCGACCTGGGCCTGGCCGAGAGGGGTCACCCTGTCCTTCAACTACACCAACGCCACTCAGACGGAACTCTCGCGCCTGAGCTACATCAACAACGATACCTATTCACTGCGGCTGGAGTTCGCGAACGGTGGGGTCGACGGTTTCGACAATGGCTTGACTAATCAAAACGAGCGGATTGTCAGCGTCACGCAGCCGGCCGGACCGCTAGTGCAGCACACCGACCCGATCGGGGCGGTGACCAAGTTCGAGATCTCGACGCTCGGGACGGGCGACTATGCGCGCCAGCGCCTGGAGAAAATCTATCCCGCCGACACCCCGAGCGCGCCAGCGGTCCAGTACGTCTACGACACCCTGGCGCGGGCCAAGGAAAGCCGTGACAAGCTGGTGCTAGCCGGAAGCCGTGCCTCGACCCAGTTCCTGCTGGCGAACGGGTTGCGCTCCGAGATCATCGACGCGCTGGGCTATGGCTCGATCACCTATGCCGATCTCGACGGTCGGCCGGTCCGCGCTATCAACGCCTTGGGCGCGGCCTCAGTCACGACCTATGACGGCCGCGGCAGAACCCTTACGGCGACCGGGCCCGAAGGTGACAAGGTCGAGTTCGAATACAACGCCCGCAACCAGCCCACCAAGCAGATCGTCCGCGCAAAGCCGGGCTCAGCCGAAGCCGGGCAGAGCATCACCGCCGAGACGTCGTGGAACCCGACCTGGAACGCTCCGGATTGGACTAAGGACGCGAAGGGCGCCCAGACCGACTACACCTACAGCCAGGGTCAGCTTCAGTACGTCTCCTATCCTGAGCCTCAGCCCGGCGAGCAGCGACCGGGCCGCAGCGCCTACTATTATCCGGGCGGACTGACCATGTCGGTCACCAACACGGCGAGCGCGAGCACGTCGATGACGTATTCGGGTGTCTCGTTCGACAGTGTCACGAAACAGAGCGCCTTCTATGACATCGGCCCAAGCCCCGAGGGCGATCCCGCCACCCTGGTGTCGCCGCGCGGCGCGATTTCGAACATCACCTATGACCTCGTGCGGCGCCCCATCCTGCGGATCGAGCCACAGGTCGGCACGGCGCCCAGAGTGGCTACGCGCACGACCTACGATCTGGTCGGTCGGGTGACCAAGGTGGAGCGCGGCTCTTTTTCAGGCACGACCTTCACGCCGATTGAGACCGCCACCGCCGAGTACGACGCGATCGGCAACAAGGTGAAGGACGTCACGCCCGCCGGCGTAACACAGTACAGCTACGACGCCTTGAACCGGGTGGTCTGCACTGCGGTTCGTATGAACCCCGCAGTCTATGGCGCCCTGCCGACCAGCGCCTGCATCGCCTCTACGCCGGGCGTGTACGGCCCCGACCGGATCGTGCGCGCGACCTATGACGCCGTGGGGCAAGTCGTGCAAAGCGAGCAGGGGGTTGGCACGTCGGTGCAGCAGGTGACTGCCCGCTACACCTATTCGCCCAATGGCCAGAACACGACCCTGACCGACGGCAACGGCAACACGTCGACGTTTGAATACGACGGCTTCGGGCGGTTGAAGAAGCTGCGCTATCCGGCCGACCCGCGCGGGTCGGGTCTGTCGAGCACGTCGGACTATGAGGCCTACACCTGGGACGTGAACGGCAACCGCACCTCGTGGCGCAAGCGCGACGGCAAGGTTCTCAACTACACCTACGACGCCCTGAACCGGCTGCTGGTGAAGGACCTGCCGGACACCACGGCCGACGATGTCTACTACACCTACGACTATAATGGCCGGCTAACCCAAGCGCGTTTCGGTTCGCTCAGCAACCCGCCGGCGCTGACTCAGGGCTTCGACGCGCTGGATCGCGTCGTCTCTGAAGATAACGGCGGCGGTCGGCAGATCGCCACGCAATACGACGTCGAAGGCAATCGAACGAAGGTGAACTTCGAGGGGACGAGCGTCGCGAATCCGTACGGCGGCCGTTATGTCTATGACGTCGCCAACCGGCTCACCGAGGTCCACCTAAGCCGGGGAGTCTATGGTTATGCGAACTGGACGAATTATCCGATTGCCACCATCGGCTACGGCCCGCTCAATCGCCGCGCCTCGATCACCCGCCCGAACGGTGTGCGGACGGACTATTCCTTCGATGGGGTCGGGTGGCTCTCCGGCCTGAGCCACGTCGGCGCGCCGGCATCGGCGGGATCGTACCAGACCTTTGCCTACAATCCGGCCGGTCAGATGATCGACCAGGCCCAGGGCTCGTCGCGCTATGTCTGGAGCGGCCAGCCGACAACGACCACCAACTTCACCCACGATGCTCTGAACCGAGACGCGGCAATGGCGGCGGCGGCCGGGTACGACGCTAACGGCAACCTGATCTCCGACGGAGTACGGACCTTTGCCTATGACGCCGAGAACCGGTTGATCTCGGTGACCGGCGGCTCGGCGCCGCTGACCCTGAGCTATGATCCCCTGGGCCGACTTTTAAAGACTACCTCCGCCGGAGCCAGCACGACCTTCAACTATGCGGGCTCACAGCTCGTCGCCGAGGTGAATCCGGCCACGTCGACGCTGCTTCGCAGTTATATTCACGGTGATCGCACGGACGAGCCGATGGCTTGGATGGAGGGGGCCAATCCCGACACCGACATCCGCTTCCTGCATCCCGACCGCTTGGGCTCGATCATCGCTGTGTCGAACGCAGGTGGGGCGATCACCTCCTACACCTATGGGCCCTATGGTGAGCCGCAGAGTTGGGCGGGATCTCGGTTCCGCTATACGGGCCAGACTGTGTTGCCCGAGGCGCAACTCTATCACTACAAGGCTCGGGTCTACGATCCCATGATGGGGCGGTTTCTGCAGACCGATCCGATCGGCTACGGGGACGGACCAAACACATACGCCTATGTGGGAGGCGATCCAGTCAACGATTCTGATCCGTCCGGGCTGTTGAAGCAAGCAGGCAGGACGGACTCGAACACGGTAGAAGAACTCATAGTGCAGGCTATGAGGCGTGTCGTCGAGAGACGTGCCGATCCAGGTGGCGGCGGTCCAGCGAGCACCGTTAGCTTTGTGTCGAGCGCTACGCTGAAGGAGCAGATTACGGAACTCGAAGAGTTGATCGTGGTTGCCAGGAAGAAGGCGGTTGAAAAATATAAGAAGGCCCAAGAAAACGCGGCGGGGCCTTGCGTTGTCGTTAGGGGCGAAGTGAGCTTTGGAAATCAACTTGCTGCCAAGTTCAAATCCGCTTATGGCCAAATCGGTGCCAAGCTAGATGCTGGAACCTTCCGGTTGGGGTATGTAACTGGCCGAGGAGGTTATCTTAAAGTAACGCAGGGAGTCTCTGGGACTCTTGAGGCAGGCAACAAAGAAGCGTCGATCGGAGGCGAGGCTGGCGTTCAGCGAGAAGGGGCCGTTGGAATGCATGTGCCGCCAGAAAGGAAGATGGCCAATCAACCTTTCAGACCCGCCGGGGAGGCGACAGCCGTCCTAGGTGTTTCTGCGGCGACTATACTCGGCTTCCAGTTTGACGTCGGCGGTAACCTCGCTTCGTGTCTCGATGATTGA
- a CDS encoding TylF/MycF/NovP-related O-methyltransferase has product MNRNTRSGPERGGVWRVSTLLWAARHVAHLEGDFVECACYRGSSARTVADLIDISKRRHYLYDLFDHDPAMPHHQMAEHSSTLYDEVRARFPEPNVIITQGKVPESLVIAAPDRIAFMHLDLNNAEAEIGVLEVLWDRIVPGGILILDDFGWLPYYRQFNAETDWFTARGHVILEMPTGQGLVIKHA; this is encoded by the coding sequence ATGAATCGGAACACCCGATCTGGCCCCGAACGCGGCGGGGTCTGGCGGGTCTCCACCTTGCTGTGGGCGGCGAGGCACGTCGCCCACCTGGAGGGCGATTTCGTGGAATGCGCTTGTTACCGGGGAAGCTCGGCTAGGACGGTGGCCGATCTGATCGACATCTCGAAGCGTCGCCATTACCTCTATGACCTGTTCGACCACGACCCCGCCATGCCCCACCACCAGATGGCGGAGCATTCCTCGACGCTCTATGACGAGGTCCGGGCGCGGTTTCCGGAGCCCAATGTGATCATCACCCAGGGCAAGGTTCCCGAGAGCCTGGTGATCGCCGCGCCGGACCGCATCGCCTTCATGCATCTCGACCTCAACAACGCCGAAGCCGAGATTGGCGTCCTGGAGGTGCTATGGGACCGGATCGTTCCTGGCGGAATCCTCATCCTCGATGATTTCGGATGGCTTCCCTATTATCGGCAGTTCAACGCCGAGACCGATTGGTTCACTGCGCGGGGTCACGTCATTCTGGAGATGCCCACCGGCCAGGGCCTGGTGATCAAGCACGCCTGA
- a CDS encoding TylF/MycF/NovP-related O-methyltransferase → MPLSQPKFLGRWFFGLTDPARFVKARDEIADVLTMQRGFFASDNLITWEKSLAFLRDDAFAKAFNAHAQSSAERGTIWRLVTLVWAARQAAKLPGDFVECACYRGTSARIVADVVDLSDRRYFLYDLFEHDEAMPHHGLPAHGADLYDEVRARFPEPNVIVTKGRVPDTLAQAAPDKIALLHLDLNNADAEIGTLELLFDRIVPGGILVLDDFGWLAYQPQQRAEIPWFEARGYSVLELPTGQGLVIKR, encoded by the coding sequence ATGCCTCTTTCCCAACCCAAGTTCCTCGGACGCTGGTTCTTCGGCCTGACGGATCCGGCGCGTTTCGTGAAGGCGCGCGACGAGATCGCAGACGTGCTGACCATGCAGCGGGGCTTCTTCGCCAGCGACAACCTGATCACCTGGGAAAAGTCGCTGGCCTTCCTGCGGGACGACGCATTCGCCAAGGCGTTCAACGCCCATGCGCAGTCGAGCGCCGAACGCGGAACCATCTGGCGTCTGGTGACGCTGGTCTGGGCCGCCCGGCAGGCCGCGAAGCTGCCCGGCGATTTCGTCGAGTGCGCCTGCTATCGCGGCACCTCGGCGCGCATCGTCGCCGATGTAGTCGACTTGTCCGATCGGCGATACTTTCTCTACGACCTTTTCGAGCATGACGAGGCCATGCCGCACCATGGCCTCCCCGCGCACGGCGCCGACCTCTATGACGAGGTGCGCGCGCGCTTCCCCGAGCCGAACGTGATCGTCACCAAGGGCCGCGTGCCCGACACCCTGGCCCAGGCCGCGCCCGATAAGATCGCCCTGCTCCATCTCGATCTCAACAATGCGGACGCCGAGATTGGGACCTTGGAGCTGCTGTTCGACCGCATCGTTCCCGGCGGCATCCTGGTGTTGGACGACTTCGGCTGGCTGGCCTACCAACCTCAACAACGCGCCGAAATCCCGTGGTTCGAGGCGCGCGGCTACAGCGTTCTGGAGCTGCCCACCGGCCAGGGCTTGGTGATCAAGCGCTAG
- a CDS encoding tetratricopeptide repeat protein, whose translation MQVASKTASDLHREGDEHTQAGRFEEALKSFQSALALDPLSAPLRFNIATTLHALKRFKETVAWYDKTLEVAPGLAMAHHNKATTLLLLGQIAEGFREYEWRKVCPGWADDARYALERPWRGEDLSGKTLFIFPELFQGDLIQFGRYALLAERAGARVILGAPAAMHALLATMSPTITLIADDAPTPDYDFQCGHMSLPTLFGTTLKTIPSFRQYLQADPERVARWKRRIGDEGLKVGIAWQGSVRANLRSFPLALAAERLGRIPGVRLISLQKHAGLDQLGALAPGAVETLGEDFDPGPDAFVDTAAAMTCCNLFITADTSGVHVAGALGAPTSVVVPYVGDWRWLERGMDCPWYPSVKVHRQRVRDDWTSVFDDLAKPIRKLASRT comes from the coding sequence TTGCAAGTCGCGTCCAAGACCGCGTCCGATCTCCATCGTGAGGGCGACGAGCACACCCAGGCCGGTCGGTTCGAGGAGGCTCTGAAGAGCTTCCAGAGCGCGCTCGCCCTGGACCCGCTGAGCGCTCCGTTGCGGTTCAACATCGCCACCACCTTGCACGCCCTGAAGCGCTTCAAAGAGACGGTGGCGTGGTACGACAAGACGTTGGAGGTCGCGCCCGGCCTCGCCATGGCGCATCACAACAAGGCCACCACCCTCTTGCTGCTTGGCCAGATCGCCGAAGGGTTCCGCGAATATGAGTGGCGCAAGGTCTGCCCCGGTTGGGCCGATGACGCGCGCTATGCCCTCGAGCGCCCCTGGCGCGGCGAGGACCTCTCCGGCAAGACCCTCTTCATCTTCCCGGAACTGTTCCAGGGCGACCTGATCCAGTTCGGCCGCTACGCGCTTCTCGCCGAGCGAGCGGGCGCCAGGGTGATCCTCGGAGCGCCGGCGGCCATGCACGCGCTGCTGGCGACCATGAGCCCTACCATCACCCTGATCGCCGATGACGCGCCGACGCCGGACTACGATTTCCAATGCGGCCACATGTCTCTGCCGACCTTGTTCGGGACCACGCTGAAGACGATCCCGAGCTTCCGACAGTACCTGCAAGCCGATCCCGAACGGGTGGCCCGCTGGAAGAGGCGGATCGGCGATGAAGGCCTCAAGGTGGGCATCGCCTGGCAGGGCAGCGTCCGCGCCAACCTGCGGTCGTTTCCGCTCGCCCTGGCCGCGGAGCGCCTCGGCCGTATTCCGGGCGTCCGGCTCATCAGTCTGCAGAAGCACGCGGGCCTGGATCAACTCGGCGCCCTGGCGCCGGGCGCTGTCGAGACGCTCGGCGAAGACTTCGATCCGGGCCCCGACGCCTTCGTCGACACCGCCGCGGCCATGACCTGCTGCAATCTCTTCATCACCGCCGACACCAGCGGCGTGCACGTGGCCGGAGCGCTGGGCGCGCCGACCTCGGTCGTCGTGCCCTATGTCGGGGACTGGCGTTGGCTTGAACGCGGGATGGACTGCCCCTGGTACCCGTCAGTGAAGGTTCATCGCCAGCGCGTGCGGGATGATTGGACGAGCGTCTTCGATGATTTGGCCAAGCCGATCCGGAAACTCGCGAGCCGCACCTAG